From the Desulfohalovibrio reitneri genome, one window contains:
- a CDS encoding LpxI family protein, whose product MATVGLIAGGGRFPFLVARGVRAAGERVVAVGFPDNTDPALEAEVDAYVRLGMGKLGAVISFFAKQGVDRVVMAGTIAKPRALRDLVPDWRAAKLLPRLRGKGDDALLRAIIGELEKDGFTVSAPHEVVPDLLTPPGVLTRKSPSRETWEDIRYGWPVAKAVGEMDIGQTIVVRRQMVAAVEALEGTDRAVERGCTLAGAGALVLKVCKPGQEVRADLPAAGPDTIKALARGGAACLALEAGKSLFFDRRRALAEAEAAGISVVGVTPDMLAD is encoded by the coding sequence GTGGCCACCGTTGGGCTCATCGCGGGAGGGGGGCGGTTCCCCTTCCTGGTGGCCAGGGGCGTGCGCGCCGCCGGCGAGCGCGTGGTGGCGGTGGGCTTCCCGGACAACACCGATCCCGCCCTGGAGGCCGAGGTGGACGCCTACGTTCGCCTGGGTATGGGCAAGCTGGGGGCGGTCATCTCCTTTTTCGCCAAACAGGGCGTGGACCGCGTTGTCATGGCGGGAACGATAGCCAAGCCCCGGGCCTTGCGCGATCTGGTGCCGGACTGGCGCGCGGCCAAGCTGCTGCCCAGATTGCGGGGCAAGGGCGATGACGCCCTGCTGCGGGCCATCATAGGCGAGTTGGAAAAGGACGGCTTTACCGTCAGCGCGCCGCACGAGGTGGTGCCGGACCTGCTTACCCCGCCCGGCGTCCTCACCAGGAAGAGCCCCTCCCGGGAAACCTGGGAGGACATCCGCTACGGCTGGCCAGTGGCCAAGGCGGTGGGGGAGATGGACATCGGCCAGACCATCGTGGTGCGGCGGCAGATGGTGGCCGCGGTGGAGGCACTGGAAGGCACCGACCGCGCCGTAGAGCGCGGGTGTACTCTCGCCGGGGCCGGGGCCCTGGTGCTCAAGGTCTGCAAGCCGGGCCAGGAAGTGCGGGCCGACCTGCCTGCCGCCGGGCCGGACACCATCAAGGCGCTGGCCAGGGGCGGGGCGGCCTGCCTGGCCCTGGAAGCGGGCAAAAGCCTCTTCTTTGATCGGCGGCGCGCCCTGGCCGAGGCCGAGGCGGCCGGGATAAGCGTGGTGGGCGTCACGCCCGATATGCTGGCTGACTGA
- a CDS encoding HD domain-containing phosphohydrolase, whose amino-acid sequence MTPDARLLKAKRISPLLERALPLAPNGTGLAVVSGDDVLAKAPSGNGFDPLCGDFDGLSRPILAEGREVGSLLVRCPDSDRGEALAELLEHALSATTQLEGGLRSVATETLERYRELETLHRAVYNLGDSLRLGDVTRSLTEECGGSDVPAEMGLVIFRESEQGRRQVLDAFGEAMAVGLDRILRGRLFREAVAKPSGEIINQLESDPRWNNEVEGIRSLLILPLISPNLSGGALVLASRSPNAFTAAHRKRMGTIASVAATAMGNAYYFEETRVLMDALLRALAAAIDARDAMTSGHSQRVATLSVSLAKLVNGDRDRFPGVRFGEANLQEIYYAGLLHDVGKIGVREEVLNKATRIPPALLDVIFLRLDMRERESGEPAAPAKERLSAINVKPFLEREDVVLLHSLRESRFGPAASPLLTGEEAAAMLVPSGNLSRDERKEIERHPGESFRILRHIPFTREFSNLLEIIHQHHERLDGSGYPRGLSGEEILLQARLLAVVDTFDAVTQKRHYKPALPRAKALDVLREEAEDGRMDAGLVDLFVERVDEIMENVERLEQANGREPISQPAYRA is encoded by the coding sequence ATGACCCCGGACGCCCGCCTGCTCAAAGCCAAGCGGATTTCCCCCCTCCTGGAGCGGGCGTTGCCCCTGGCCCCCAACGGGACCGGACTGGCGGTCGTATCCGGAGACGACGTGCTGGCCAAGGCTCCCTCCGGCAACGGCTTCGACCCCCTTTGTGGAGATTTCGACGGACTGAGCCGCCCCATTCTGGCGGAAGGGCGCGAAGTGGGCAGCCTGCTGGTGCGCTGCCCCGACTCCGACCGGGGCGAGGCCCTGGCCGAGTTGCTGGAGCACGCCCTCAGCGCCACCACCCAACTTGAAGGCGGCCTGCGCAGCGTGGCCACCGAGACCCTGGAGCGGTACCGCGAACTGGAGACACTGCACCGGGCCGTCTACAATCTTGGCGATTCCCTGCGGCTCGGCGACGTGACCCGTTCCCTCACCGAGGAGTGCGGCGGCTCGGATGTGCCCGCTGAAATGGGCCTGGTCATCTTCCGCGAATCCGAGCAGGGACGGCGGCAAGTGCTGGACGCCTTCGGCGAAGCCATGGCCGTGGGGTTGGACCGGATACTTCGCGGCAGGCTGTTCCGGGAGGCGGTGGCCAAGCCAAGCGGCGAGATAATCAACCAGCTGGAATCCGATCCCCGCTGGAACAACGAGGTGGAGGGCATCCGCTCACTGCTCATCCTGCCGCTCATCTCCCCCAACCTTTCCGGCGGCGCCCTCGTGCTGGCCTCCCGCTCTCCCAACGCCTTCACCGCAGCCCATCGCAAACGCATGGGCACCATCGCCTCGGTGGCCGCCACGGCCATGGGAAACGCCTACTATTTCGAGGAAACCAGGGTGCTCATGGACGCGCTGCTGCGCGCCCTGGCAGCGGCCATCGACGCCCGGGACGCCATGACCTCGGGCCACTCCCAGCGGGTGGCCACCCTCAGCGTCTCTCTGGCCAAGCTTGTCAACGGCGACCGCGACCGTTTTCCAGGGGTGCGCTTCGGCGAAGCCAACCTGCAGGAGATCTACTACGCCGGGTTGTTGCACGATGTGGGCAAGATCGGCGTGCGCGAGGAGGTCCTCAACAAGGCCACCCGTATCCCGCCCGCCCTGCTGGACGTCATCTTCCTCCGCCTTGACATGCGCGAGCGGGAATCGGGCGAACCGGCGGCCCCAGCCAAGGAACGGCTGTCTGCCATCAACGTCAAGCCCTTCCTGGAGCGCGAGGACGTGGTGCTGCTGCACTCCCTGCGGGAAAGCCGATTCGGCCCCGCGGCATCTCCGCTTTTGACCGGCGAGGAAGCGGCCGCCATGCTTGTGCCCAGCGGCAACCTCAGCCGTGACGAGCGCAAGGAGATCGAGCGCCACCCCGGGGAGAGTTTCCGCATACTCCGCCACATCCCCTTCACCAGGGAATTTTCAAACCTTCTGGAAATCATTCACCAGCACCACGAACGACTGGACGGCTCGGGCTACCCCCGCGGGCTCAGCGGGGAGGAAATTTTGCTGCAGGCTCGGCTGCTGGCGGTGGTGGACACCTTTGACGCGGTGACGCAGAAACGCCACTACAAGCCGGCTCTGCCCAGAGCCAAGGCACTGGACGTCCTGCGCGAGGAAGCCGAGGACGGCCGCATGGACGCCGGGCTCGTCGACCTCTTTGTCGAACGGGTGGATGAGATCATGGAGAACGTGGAACGGCTGGAGCAAGCCAACGGCCGGGAGCCGATCAGTCAGCCAGCATATCGGGCGTGA
- a CDS encoding response regulator, whose product MPGKILIVDDEVHIRMLLEQTLEELEDDYGVEILTAGDGEEGMRIIRDQRPEVVFLDIMMPRMNGYEVTRLVTEEEGLDSVRIVLLTAKGQEADKKHGMEAGAEMYMTKPFDPDRVLQVAMELLGLRE is encoded by the coding sequence ATGCCTGGAAAGATTCTCATCGTGGACGATGAAGTCCACATCCGCATGCTCCTCGAGCAGACACTCGAGGAGCTTGAGGACGACTACGGGGTGGAAATCCTCACCGCGGGCGATGGCGAGGAGGGCATGCGCATCATCCGCGACCAGCGGCCGGAAGTGGTGTTTCTGGACATCATGATGCCGCGCATGAACGGCTACGAAGTGACCCGCCTGGTTACGGAGGAGGAAGGGCTGGATTCCGTGCGAATCGTCCTGCTGACGGCCAAGGGACAGGAGGCGGACAAGAAGCACGGCATGGAAGCGGGCGCTGAAATGTATATGACCAAGCCGTTCGACCCGGACAGGGTGCTGCAGGTGGCCATGGAATTGCTGGGGTTGCGGGAGTGA